A window of Juglans regia cultivar Chandler chromosome 7, Walnut 2.0, whole genome shotgun sequence contains these coding sequences:
- the LOC108981688 gene encoding pullulanase 1, chloroplastic isoform X2 — protein MFPSLASSTPLFILSSPASPPTSIAQFLPPPPVSCPSSLSRRRVIPGPNPHPLLSLPSHSTTFPRHLIRCSSMSVSESTSTTTQLRDSLLYSRAYWVSESTIAWNVDVGDDSCYLFASKSATLSFTDDKVRGEDVKIKLEEDSEGLPENVTEKFPHIQDYLAFKVPPGLDTKTLLKCQLAVAALNSDGKCTNATGLQLPGVLDELFSYNGPLGALFFEESVLLYLWAPTAQAVRACIYRDPSGGDPLEIVQLEEVNGVWSTEGPKRWEGCYYVYEVSVYHPCTLRVEKCHANDPYARGLSSDGKRTFLVNFDSDRLKPEGWDNLANEKPEIHSFSDISIYELHIRDFSANDHTVPPEFRGCYLAFTLQGSSGVLHLKKLSDAGITHVHLLPTFQFAGVDDEKENWKCVDTKILEQLPPDSDEQQALITAIQNDDGYNWGYNPVLWGVPKGSYASNPNGPCRIIEFRKMIQALNRIGLRVVLDVVYNHLQGSGPFDDNSVLDKIVPGYYLRRNTDGFIEHSTCMNNTASEHVMVERLILDDLLHWAIHHKVDGFRFDLMGHIMKSTMVKAKDALHSLTKERDGIDGSSIYIYGEGWDFGEVAKNGRGVNASQFNLGGTGIGSFNDRIRDAILGGSPFGHPLQQGFATGLLLQPNGHDQGTEAVSECMLAVAKDHIQVGMAANLRDFVITSYQGEEVKGSEVLTHDGTPVAYALCSTETVNYVSAHDNETLFDIVSLKTPKEISVDERCRINHLATGVIALSQGIPFFHSGDEILRSKSLDRDSYNSGDWFNRLDFTYNSNNWGVGLPPKEKNEKNWPLIKPRLADPSFKPQRVHILAAVDNFLNLLRIRYSSPLFRLRTANAIQERVHFHNTGPSGAPGVIVMSIQDGHEGVPGLSQLDPTYSYIVVIINACPTKVSFACPALRTRTLKLHPVQAMSTDELVKSSTYEASSGCLAVPPRTTVVFVEPREV, from the exons ATGTTTCCTTCTTTAGCATCTTCCACTCCCCTCTTTATTCTCTCCTCACCAGCTTCGCCTCCAACTTCCATTGCTCAattccttcctcctcctcccgTCTCGTGTCCTTCGTCTTTGTCTCGACGTCGTGTCATTCCCGGACCAAACCCTCACCCTCTCCTCTCCCTTCCGTCCCATTCCACAACCTTCCCCAGACACCTCATTCGATGCTCCTCCATGTCCGTGTCTGAGTCCACTTCCACGACTACCCAG CTGCGGGACAGTTTGTTGTACTCGAGAGCATACTGGGTAAGTGAGTCTACAATTGCGTGGAATGTGGATGTTGGAGATGATTCCTGCTACTTATTCGCCAGTAAATCTGCTACTTTATCATTTACAGATGATAAAGTTAGAG GTGAGGACGTCAAAATTAAGCTCGAAGAGGACAGTGAGGGTCTTCCAGAAAAT GTGACCGAAAAGTTTCCTCATATCCAAGATTACCTGGCATTTAAAGTGCCTCCTGGTTTGGATACCAAAACTCTACTCAAATGCCAGTTAGCAGTTGCTGCTCTTAATT CTGATGGGAAATGCACAAATGCTACTGGTTTGCAGTTGCCTGGTGTCCTTGATGAATTATTCTCATATAATGGTCCTCTTGGTGCGCTTTTCTTTGAAGAATCTGTGTTGCTTTACCTCTGGGCTCCTACTGCTCAA GCAGTACGCGCTTGCATTTATAGGGATCCATCAGGTGGGGACCCCCTGGAAATTGTCCAGCTTGAGGAGGTTAACGGTGTTTGGAGTACTGAAGGACCAAAAAGATGGGAAGGCTGTTACTATGTCTATGAAGTGTCTGTATACCATCCTTGCACCTTGCGAGTTGAAAAATGCCATGCAAATGATCCATATGCTAGAGG GCTCTCTTCAGATGGCAAGCGGACATTTTTGGTGAACTTTGATTCTGATAGATTAAAACCTGAAGGATGGGATAATTTGGCAAATGAGAAACCTGAAATACATTCTTTCTCAGACATAAGTATATATGAATTGCATATAAGGGATTTCAG TGCCAATGACCATACTGTGCCTCCTGAATTTCGTGGTTGTTATCTGGCTTTCACTTTGCAG GGTTCATCAGGTGTGCTTCATCTGAAGAAACTATCAGATGCTGGTATCACTCATGTCCATCTGCTTCCAACCTTCCAATTTGCTGGTGTTGACGATGAGAAGGAGAACTGGAAGTGCGTGG ATACCAAGATACTGGAGCAATTACCTCCTGATTCAGATGAGCAACAAGCTCTAATTACAGCAATCCAAAATGATGATGGATATAACTGGGG GTACAATCCTGTTCTCTGGGGTGTCCCTAAAGGAAGTTATGCAAGTAACCCAAATGGTCCTTGCCGTATAATTGAGTTTAGAAAGATGATTCAG GCACTTAACCGTATTGGCCTTCGTGTTGTATTGGATGTCGTCTACAATCATTTGCAAGGAAGCGGGCCCTTTGATGATAATTCTGTCCTTGATAAG ATTGTTCCAGGTTACTATCTGAGACGGAACACAGATGGTTTTATTGAGCATAGTACATGCATGAACAACACCGCCAGTGAGCATGTTATGGTTGAGCGACTGATTCTCGATGATCTTCTTCACTGGGCAATTCATCATAAG GTTGATGGGTTCCGGTTTGACCTCATGGGTCATATAATGAAAAGTACAATG GTGAAAGCAAAGGATGCACTCCACAGCCTAACAAAGGAAAGGGATGGGATTGATGGTTCAAGTATCTATAT ATATGGTGAAGGATGGGACTTTGGTGAAGTTGCCAAAAATGGACGCGGGGTGAACGCATCACAGTTTAATCTTGGTGGAACAGGAATCGGGAG CTTTAATGATCGTATTCGGGATGCAATTCTTGGTGGATCTCCATTTGGCCATCCTCTTCAGCAAGGATTTGCGACTGGTCTATTGTTGCAG CCTAATGGACATGATCAAGGTACAGAAGCCGTTTCAGAATGCATGCTTGCTGTGGCGAAGGATCACATCCAG GTTGGTATGGCTGCAAACTTGAGGGATTTTGTGATAACTTCTTATCAAGGGGAAGAG GTAAAAGGATCAGAAGTATTAACTCATGATGGGACACCTGTTGCATATGCTTTATGTTCCACAGAAACT gtTAATTATGTTTCTGCTCATGACAATGAGACCCTATTTGACATAGTGAGTTTGAAG ACACCAAAGGAAATTTCTGTAGATGAGAGGTGCAGGATAAATCATTTGGCAACAGGTGTAATAGCACTGTCACAG GGAATACCTTTTTTCCACTCTGGTGATGAGATTCTTCGCTCAAAATCTCTTGATCGTGATTCGTACAACTCTGGTGATTGGTTCAACAG gCTTGACTTTACTTACAATTCTAACAATTGGGGTGTCGGCCTTCCTCCAAAAGAGAAGAATGAAAAGAACTGGCCACT AATTAAACCTAGATTAGCAGATCCATCCTTCAAGCCTCAGCGGGTTCACATTCTTGCTGCTGTGGACAATTTTTTAAACCTGTTGCGCATAAGATACTCTTCACCACTTTTCCGGTTGAGGACAGCAAATGCTATCCAG GAAAGGGTACATTTCCACAACACTGGACCATCGGGAGCCCCTGGTGTGATAGTCATGAGCATTCAAGATGGTCATGAAGGCGTCCCAGGGTTATCTCAACTGGATCCCAC GTACTCATACATTGTGGTTATCATCAATGCATGTCCGACTAAGGTGTCATTTGCTTGCCCTGCACTGCGGACAAGAACTCTTAAATTGCATCCAGTTCAG GCAATGTCGACTGATGAACTGGTCAAGAGTTCAACATATGAAGCATCTTCTGGGTGCTTAGCTGTGCCCCCAAGGACAACAGTTGTTTTTGTTGAGCCTCGTGAGGTTTGA
- the LOC108981688 gene encoding pullulanase 1, chloroplastic isoform X1, with protein sequence MFPSLASSTPLFILSSPASPPTSIAQFLPPPPVSCPSSLSRRRVIPGPNPHPLLSLPSHSTTFPRHLIRCSSMSVSESTSTTTQLRDSLLYSRAYWVSESTIAWNVDVGDDSCYLFASKSATLSFTDDKVRGEDVKIKLEEDSEGLPENVTEKFPHIQDYLAFKVPPGLDTKTLLKCQLAVAALNSDGKCTNATGLQLPGVLDELFSYNGPLGALFFEESVLLYLWAPTAQAVRACIYRDPSGGDPLEIVQLEEVNGVWSTEGPKRWEGCYYVYEVSVYHPCTLRVEKCHANDPYARGRLSSDGKRTFLVNFDSDRLKPEGWDNLANEKPEIHSFSDISIYELHIRDFSANDHTVPPEFRGCYLAFTLQGSSGVLHLKKLSDAGITHVHLLPTFQFAGVDDEKENWKCVDTKILEQLPPDSDEQQALITAIQNDDGYNWGYNPVLWGVPKGSYASNPNGPCRIIEFRKMIQALNRIGLRVVLDVVYNHLQGSGPFDDNSVLDKIVPGYYLRRNTDGFIEHSTCMNNTASEHVMVERLILDDLLHWAIHHKVDGFRFDLMGHIMKSTMVKAKDALHSLTKERDGIDGSSIYIYGEGWDFGEVAKNGRGVNASQFNLGGTGIGSFNDRIRDAILGGSPFGHPLQQGFATGLLLQPNGHDQGTEAVSECMLAVAKDHIQVGMAANLRDFVITSYQGEEVKGSEVLTHDGTPVAYALCSTETVNYVSAHDNETLFDIVSLKTPKEISVDERCRINHLATGVIALSQGIPFFHSGDEILRSKSLDRDSYNSGDWFNRLDFTYNSNNWGVGLPPKEKNEKNWPLIKPRLADPSFKPQRVHILAAVDNFLNLLRIRYSSPLFRLRTANAIQERVHFHNTGPSGAPGVIVMSIQDGHEGVPGLSQLDPTYSYIVVIINACPTKVSFACPALRTRTLKLHPVQAMSTDELVKSSTYEASSGCLAVPPRTTVVFVEPREV encoded by the exons ATGTTTCCTTCTTTAGCATCTTCCACTCCCCTCTTTATTCTCTCCTCACCAGCTTCGCCTCCAACTTCCATTGCTCAattccttcctcctcctcccgTCTCGTGTCCTTCGTCTTTGTCTCGACGTCGTGTCATTCCCGGACCAAACCCTCACCCTCTCCTCTCCCTTCCGTCCCATTCCACAACCTTCCCCAGACACCTCATTCGATGCTCCTCCATGTCCGTGTCTGAGTCCACTTCCACGACTACCCAG CTGCGGGACAGTTTGTTGTACTCGAGAGCATACTGGGTAAGTGAGTCTACAATTGCGTGGAATGTGGATGTTGGAGATGATTCCTGCTACTTATTCGCCAGTAAATCTGCTACTTTATCATTTACAGATGATAAAGTTAGAG GTGAGGACGTCAAAATTAAGCTCGAAGAGGACAGTGAGGGTCTTCCAGAAAAT GTGACCGAAAAGTTTCCTCATATCCAAGATTACCTGGCATTTAAAGTGCCTCCTGGTTTGGATACCAAAACTCTACTCAAATGCCAGTTAGCAGTTGCTGCTCTTAATT CTGATGGGAAATGCACAAATGCTACTGGTTTGCAGTTGCCTGGTGTCCTTGATGAATTATTCTCATATAATGGTCCTCTTGGTGCGCTTTTCTTTGAAGAATCTGTGTTGCTTTACCTCTGGGCTCCTACTGCTCAA GCAGTACGCGCTTGCATTTATAGGGATCCATCAGGTGGGGACCCCCTGGAAATTGTCCAGCTTGAGGAGGTTAACGGTGTTTGGAGTACTGAAGGACCAAAAAGATGGGAAGGCTGTTACTATGTCTATGAAGTGTCTGTATACCATCCTTGCACCTTGCGAGTTGAAAAATGCCATGCAAATGATCCATATGCTAGAGG CAGGCTCTCTTCAGATGGCAAGCGGACATTTTTGGTGAACTTTGATTCTGATAGATTAAAACCTGAAGGATGGGATAATTTGGCAAATGAGAAACCTGAAATACATTCTTTCTCAGACATAAGTATATATGAATTGCATATAAGGGATTTCAG TGCCAATGACCATACTGTGCCTCCTGAATTTCGTGGTTGTTATCTGGCTTTCACTTTGCAG GGTTCATCAGGTGTGCTTCATCTGAAGAAACTATCAGATGCTGGTATCACTCATGTCCATCTGCTTCCAACCTTCCAATTTGCTGGTGTTGACGATGAGAAGGAGAACTGGAAGTGCGTGG ATACCAAGATACTGGAGCAATTACCTCCTGATTCAGATGAGCAACAAGCTCTAATTACAGCAATCCAAAATGATGATGGATATAACTGGGG GTACAATCCTGTTCTCTGGGGTGTCCCTAAAGGAAGTTATGCAAGTAACCCAAATGGTCCTTGCCGTATAATTGAGTTTAGAAAGATGATTCAG GCACTTAACCGTATTGGCCTTCGTGTTGTATTGGATGTCGTCTACAATCATTTGCAAGGAAGCGGGCCCTTTGATGATAATTCTGTCCTTGATAAG ATTGTTCCAGGTTACTATCTGAGACGGAACACAGATGGTTTTATTGAGCATAGTACATGCATGAACAACACCGCCAGTGAGCATGTTATGGTTGAGCGACTGATTCTCGATGATCTTCTTCACTGGGCAATTCATCATAAG GTTGATGGGTTCCGGTTTGACCTCATGGGTCATATAATGAAAAGTACAATG GTGAAAGCAAAGGATGCACTCCACAGCCTAACAAAGGAAAGGGATGGGATTGATGGTTCAAGTATCTATAT ATATGGTGAAGGATGGGACTTTGGTGAAGTTGCCAAAAATGGACGCGGGGTGAACGCATCACAGTTTAATCTTGGTGGAACAGGAATCGGGAG CTTTAATGATCGTATTCGGGATGCAATTCTTGGTGGATCTCCATTTGGCCATCCTCTTCAGCAAGGATTTGCGACTGGTCTATTGTTGCAG CCTAATGGACATGATCAAGGTACAGAAGCCGTTTCAGAATGCATGCTTGCTGTGGCGAAGGATCACATCCAG GTTGGTATGGCTGCAAACTTGAGGGATTTTGTGATAACTTCTTATCAAGGGGAAGAG GTAAAAGGATCAGAAGTATTAACTCATGATGGGACACCTGTTGCATATGCTTTATGTTCCACAGAAACT gtTAATTATGTTTCTGCTCATGACAATGAGACCCTATTTGACATAGTGAGTTTGAAG ACACCAAAGGAAATTTCTGTAGATGAGAGGTGCAGGATAAATCATTTGGCAACAGGTGTAATAGCACTGTCACAG GGAATACCTTTTTTCCACTCTGGTGATGAGATTCTTCGCTCAAAATCTCTTGATCGTGATTCGTACAACTCTGGTGATTGGTTCAACAG gCTTGACTTTACTTACAATTCTAACAATTGGGGTGTCGGCCTTCCTCCAAAAGAGAAGAATGAAAAGAACTGGCCACT AATTAAACCTAGATTAGCAGATCCATCCTTCAAGCCTCAGCGGGTTCACATTCTTGCTGCTGTGGACAATTTTTTAAACCTGTTGCGCATAAGATACTCTTCACCACTTTTCCGGTTGAGGACAGCAAATGCTATCCAG GAAAGGGTACATTTCCACAACACTGGACCATCGGGAGCCCCTGGTGTGATAGTCATGAGCATTCAAGATGGTCATGAAGGCGTCCCAGGGTTATCTCAACTGGATCCCAC GTACTCATACATTGTGGTTATCATCAATGCATGTCCGACTAAGGTGTCATTTGCTTGCCCTGCACTGCGGACAAGAACTCTTAAATTGCATCCAGTTCAG GCAATGTCGACTGATGAACTGGTCAAGAGTTCAACATATGAAGCATCTTCTGGGTGCTTAGCTGTGCCCCCAAGGACAACAGTTGTTTTTGTTGAGCCTCGTGAGGTTTGA
- the LOC108981688 gene encoding pullulanase 1, chloroplastic isoform X3, whose protein sequence is MFPSLASSTPLFILSSPASPPTSIAQFLPPPPVSCPSSLSRRRVIPGPNPHPLLSLPSHSTTFPRHLIRCSSMSVSESTSTTTQLRDSLLYSRAYWVSESTIAWNVDVGDDSCYLFASKSATLSFTDDKVRGEDVKIKLEEDSEGLPENVTEKFPHIQDYLAFKVPPGLDTKTLLKCQLAVAALNSDGKCTNATGLQLPGVLDELFSYNGPLGALFFEESVLLYLWAPTAQAVRACIYRDPSGGDPLEIVQLEEVNGVWSTEGPKRWEGCYYVYEVSVYHPCTLRVEKCHANDPYARGANDHTVPPEFRGCYLAFTLQGSSGVLHLKKLSDAGITHVHLLPTFQFAGVDDEKENWKCVDTKILEQLPPDSDEQQALITAIQNDDGYNWGYNPVLWGVPKGSYASNPNGPCRIIEFRKMIQALNRIGLRVVLDVVYNHLQGSGPFDDNSVLDKIVPGYYLRRNTDGFIEHSTCMNNTASEHVMVERLILDDLLHWAIHHKVDGFRFDLMGHIMKSTMVKAKDALHSLTKERDGIDGSSIYIYGEGWDFGEVAKNGRGVNASQFNLGGTGIGSFNDRIRDAILGGSPFGHPLQQGFATGLLLQPNGHDQGTEAVSECMLAVAKDHIQVGMAANLRDFVITSYQGEEVKGSEVLTHDGTPVAYALCSTETVNYVSAHDNETLFDIVSLKTPKEISVDERCRINHLATGVIALSQGIPFFHSGDEILRSKSLDRDSYNSGDWFNRLDFTYNSNNWGVGLPPKEKNEKNWPLIKPRLADPSFKPQRVHILAAVDNFLNLLRIRYSSPLFRLRTANAIQERVHFHNTGPSGAPGVIVMSIQDGHEGVPGLSQLDPTYSYIVVIINACPTKVSFACPALRTRTLKLHPVQAMSTDELVKSSTYEASSGCLAVPPRTTVVFVEPREV, encoded by the exons ATGTTTCCTTCTTTAGCATCTTCCACTCCCCTCTTTATTCTCTCCTCACCAGCTTCGCCTCCAACTTCCATTGCTCAattccttcctcctcctcccgTCTCGTGTCCTTCGTCTTTGTCTCGACGTCGTGTCATTCCCGGACCAAACCCTCACCCTCTCCTCTCCCTTCCGTCCCATTCCACAACCTTCCCCAGACACCTCATTCGATGCTCCTCCATGTCCGTGTCTGAGTCCACTTCCACGACTACCCAG CTGCGGGACAGTTTGTTGTACTCGAGAGCATACTGGGTAAGTGAGTCTACAATTGCGTGGAATGTGGATGTTGGAGATGATTCCTGCTACTTATTCGCCAGTAAATCTGCTACTTTATCATTTACAGATGATAAAGTTAGAG GTGAGGACGTCAAAATTAAGCTCGAAGAGGACAGTGAGGGTCTTCCAGAAAAT GTGACCGAAAAGTTTCCTCATATCCAAGATTACCTGGCATTTAAAGTGCCTCCTGGTTTGGATACCAAAACTCTACTCAAATGCCAGTTAGCAGTTGCTGCTCTTAATT CTGATGGGAAATGCACAAATGCTACTGGTTTGCAGTTGCCTGGTGTCCTTGATGAATTATTCTCATATAATGGTCCTCTTGGTGCGCTTTTCTTTGAAGAATCTGTGTTGCTTTACCTCTGGGCTCCTACTGCTCAA GCAGTACGCGCTTGCATTTATAGGGATCCATCAGGTGGGGACCCCCTGGAAATTGTCCAGCTTGAGGAGGTTAACGGTGTTTGGAGTACTGAAGGACCAAAAAGATGGGAAGGCTGTTACTATGTCTATGAAGTGTCTGTATACCATCCTTGCACCTTGCGAGTTGAAAAATGCCATGCAAATGATCCATATGCTAGAGG TGCCAATGACCATACTGTGCCTCCTGAATTTCGTGGTTGTTATCTGGCTTTCACTTTGCAG GGTTCATCAGGTGTGCTTCATCTGAAGAAACTATCAGATGCTGGTATCACTCATGTCCATCTGCTTCCAACCTTCCAATTTGCTGGTGTTGACGATGAGAAGGAGAACTGGAAGTGCGTGG ATACCAAGATACTGGAGCAATTACCTCCTGATTCAGATGAGCAACAAGCTCTAATTACAGCAATCCAAAATGATGATGGATATAACTGGGG GTACAATCCTGTTCTCTGGGGTGTCCCTAAAGGAAGTTATGCAAGTAACCCAAATGGTCCTTGCCGTATAATTGAGTTTAGAAAGATGATTCAG GCACTTAACCGTATTGGCCTTCGTGTTGTATTGGATGTCGTCTACAATCATTTGCAAGGAAGCGGGCCCTTTGATGATAATTCTGTCCTTGATAAG ATTGTTCCAGGTTACTATCTGAGACGGAACACAGATGGTTTTATTGAGCATAGTACATGCATGAACAACACCGCCAGTGAGCATGTTATGGTTGAGCGACTGATTCTCGATGATCTTCTTCACTGGGCAATTCATCATAAG GTTGATGGGTTCCGGTTTGACCTCATGGGTCATATAATGAAAAGTACAATG GTGAAAGCAAAGGATGCACTCCACAGCCTAACAAAGGAAAGGGATGGGATTGATGGTTCAAGTATCTATAT ATATGGTGAAGGATGGGACTTTGGTGAAGTTGCCAAAAATGGACGCGGGGTGAACGCATCACAGTTTAATCTTGGTGGAACAGGAATCGGGAG CTTTAATGATCGTATTCGGGATGCAATTCTTGGTGGATCTCCATTTGGCCATCCTCTTCAGCAAGGATTTGCGACTGGTCTATTGTTGCAG CCTAATGGACATGATCAAGGTACAGAAGCCGTTTCAGAATGCATGCTTGCTGTGGCGAAGGATCACATCCAG GTTGGTATGGCTGCAAACTTGAGGGATTTTGTGATAACTTCTTATCAAGGGGAAGAG GTAAAAGGATCAGAAGTATTAACTCATGATGGGACACCTGTTGCATATGCTTTATGTTCCACAGAAACT gtTAATTATGTTTCTGCTCATGACAATGAGACCCTATTTGACATAGTGAGTTTGAAG ACACCAAAGGAAATTTCTGTAGATGAGAGGTGCAGGATAAATCATTTGGCAACAGGTGTAATAGCACTGTCACAG GGAATACCTTTTTTCCACTCTGGTGATGAGATTCTTCGCTCAAAATCTCTTGATCGTGATTCGTACAACTCTGGTGATTGGTTCAACAG gCTTGACTTTACTTACAATTCTAACAATTGGGGTGTCGGCCTTCCTCCAAAAGAGAAGAATGAAAAGAACTGGCCACT AATTAAACCTAGATTAGCAGATCCATCCTTCAAGCCTCAGCGGGTTCACATTCTTGCTGCTGTGGACAATTTTTTAAACCTGTTGCGCATAAGATACTCTTCACCACTTTTCCGGTTGAGGACAGCAAATGCTATCCAG GAAAGGGTACATTTCCACAACACTGGACCATCGGGAGCCCCTGGTGTGATAGTCATGAGCATTCAAGATGGTCATGAAGGCGTCCCAGGGTTATCTCAACTGGATCCCAC GTACTCATACATTGTGGTTATCATCAATGCATGTCCGACTAAGGTGTCATTTGCTTGCCCTGCACTGCGGACAAGAACTCTTAAATTGCATCCAGTTCAG GCAATGTCGACTGATGAACTGGTCAAGAGTTCAACATATGAAGCATCTTCTGGGTGCTTAGCTGTGCCCCCAAGGACAACAGTTGTTTTTGTTGAGCCTCGTGAGGTTTGA